From the Lampris incognitus isolate fLamInc1 chromosome 6, fLamInc1.hap2, whole genome shotgun sequence genome, one window contains:
- the nts gene encoding neurotensin/neuromedin N, translating into MQAQFACVLLLCLICGGLCTDVDQEQRALEDELLSSLFSKMKQNRQSAPYWPLSLANLCKVMNSLKQPWQKPWSNEEEEEEEELREGRTRPLEELFILQDICQGQQTREERLLRQSLGYLEGEQVGDTPLKRKSPYILKRQAAHTTKSRRPYILKRSTFY; encoded by the exons ATGCAGGCACAGTTTGCATGTGTGCTTCTCCTCTGTCTGATTTGTGGTGGACTTTGCACAG ATGTCGACCAGGAGCAGAGAGCTTTAGAAGATGAACTACTGAGCAGCCTCTTCTCTAAG ATGAAACAGAATAGGCAGAGTGCCCCCTACTGGCCTCTCTCACTAGCCAACCTGTGTAAGGTGATGAACAGCCTGAAACAACCGTGGCAGAAGCCATGGAGcaacgaggaggaggaagaggaggaggagctgagggAGGGGAGAACCCGGCCGCTAGAGGAACTCTTCATCTTGCAGGACATCTGTCAAGGGCAGCAGACCCGGGAGGAaaga CTACTTCGCCAGTCTCTGGGTTATCTGGAAGGAGAGCAGGTGGGCGACACGCCGCTCAAGAGGAAATCTCCCTACATCCTGAAGCGGCAAGCGGCTCACACGACCAAGTCCCGGAGGCCGTACATCCTGAAACGAAGCACATTTTACTGA